A DNA window from Trypanosoma brucei brucei TREU927 chromosome 10, whole genome shotgun sequence contains the following coding sequences:
- a CDS encoding vacuolar ATP synthase subunit c, putative has translation MSEHFLLLGLPFLPTGADSFAFQYKNLVSLLGAAGKDVCSFAVPNFKVGTLDSLIEASDELAKLDLQVENSLEKQITIMQEICEEPRDVVATLRFNQTQEMTPAAFVKGFQWSSAQFDSNESILGLVEKFANYFATTEEGVRLVMTKYNETRNKLTTVTRKAQGNLSVKPIRELVTMKNRSHPFIVDTELLTNLFVAVPLSSKREWLNEYWSLNDFVCPDSNCIIAEDSEFVLNSIVVFRRVLEDVKLACRKRRYIVRDSDAADEPSIRDLNDFIKRAESEKKNFGLVLRQRYTGCYVAWVHLKAVRLFVESLLKYGLPPRCISIFLQVDKRKEAEIRKKISQLYPDLSVPFSNTSSVEDGSLQYEYPYVSIKMTNLQRC, from the coding sequence ATGTCGGAgcactttctccttttggggcttcctttccttccgaCAGGAGCGGACTCCTTCGCGTTTCAATACAAAAACCTCGTATCCCTCCTTGGGGCTGCGGGAAAGGACGTTTGTTCATTCGCTGTCCCGAACTTTAAGGTAGGAACACTTGACTCTCTCATTGAAGCAAGTGACGAGCTGGCAAAACTGGATTTACAGGTGGAGAACAGCTTGGAAAAGCAGATTACGATAATGCAAGAGATATGTGAAGAGCCACGTGATGTCGTTGCGACCTTACGATTCAACCAAACACAGGAGATGACCCCAGCAGCATTCGTCAAAGGGTTTCAGTGGAGTTCAGCACAGTTTGACAGCAATGAAAGTATTTTGGGCCTGGTGGAAAAGTTTGCAAATTATTTCGCAACAACCGAGGAAGGTGTTCGTCTGGTGATGACGAAGTATAATGAAACGCGGAACAAATTAACTACTGTGACAAGAAAAGCTCAGGGCAATCTCTCGGTCAAACCTATTAGGGAACTGGTGACTATGAAAAACCGGAGCCATCCCTTCATTGTTGATACTGAATTGCTCACTAACCTCTTCGTCGCAGTGCCCTTAAGTTCGAAGAGAGAGTGGCTAAATGAATATTGGTCCCTCAACGATTTCGTTTGCCCCGATTCGAACTGTATCATTGCAGAGGATAGCGAGTTTGTGCTAAACAGCATCGTCGTCTTTCGTCGAGTGTTGGAGGATGTGAAGCTGGCGTgccggaagaggaggtatATTGTACGAGATTCGGATGCAGCCGACGAACCGTCGATAAGGGATCTAAACGATTTTATTAAAAGAGCCGAAAGCGAGAAGAAAAATTTCGGCTTGGTACTTCGTCAAAGGTACACTGGTTGCTATGTTGCTTGGGTTCACCTAAAGGCGGTGAGACTTTTTGTGGAAAGTTTATTGAAATATGGGCTGCCTCCACGATGCATATCGATATTCCTACAGGTTGACaagagaaaggaagcagaaataagaaagaaaatatcacAGCTGTACCCTGATTTGAGTGTTCCTTTTTCAAACACTTCTTCTGTGGAAGACGGGTCCCTGCAATACGAATACCCGTATGTTTCTATTAAGATGACCAATTTGCAAAGGTGTTAG
- a CDS encoding hypothetical protein (GPI-Anchor Signal predicted for Tb10.61.2830 by DGPI v2.04, no cleavage site predicted), with amino-acid sequence MLWGSRKGRRERSIWDLRRWTCSCAARTLLGCVKSAAVLMVLWRHGFAPSTVGPFRTRTMRVWLARVRGAGAVALGWDNLLLGSGGGRQRKGMDDGPIGVHRLSLCCDPSCNTGMSASCSFPFFCLSACL; translated from the coding sequence ATGCTGTGGGGTTCTAGAAAGGGGAGGAGAGAGCGGAGCATCTGGGACCTGCGCCGTTGGACTTGCAGCTGCGCAGCCCGAACGCTTCTCGGGTGCGTGAAATCGGCGGCCGTGCTGATGGTGCTCTGGAGGCATGGATTTGCTCCCTCTACGGTGGGGCCTTTTCGCACGCGTACCATGCGGGTCTGGTTGGCGAGGGTGCGCGGGGCGGGTGCTGTTGCCTTAGGGTGGGACAACCTGCTGTTAGGAAGTGGGGGTGGGAGGCAGAGAAAGGGAATGGATGATGGGCCAATTGGGGTGCACCGCTTATCGTTGTGCTGCGACCCCTCGTGTAATACGGGTATGTCCGCATCCTGTtcgtttccatttttttgtctgtCAGCTTGTTTGTAG
- a CDS encoding pyruvate kinase 1, producing the protein MTLRVVSKEDDRTLKCHVNNHHRLTDRRGINLPGCEVDLPAVSEKDRKDLEFGVAQGVDMIFASFIRTAEQVREVRAALGEKGKDILIISKIENHQGVQNIDSIIEASNGIMVARGDLGVEIPAEKVCVAQMCIISKCNVVGKPVICATQMLESMTSNPRPTRAEVSDVANAVLNGADCVMLSGETAKGKYPNEVVQYMARICVEAQSATHDTVMFNSIKNLQKIPMCPEEAVCSSAVASAFEVQAKAMLVLSNTGRSARLISKYRPNCPIICVTTRLQTCRQLNVTRSVVSVFYDAAKSGEDKDKEKRVKLGLDFAKKEKYASTGDVVVVVHADHSVKGYPNQTRLIYLP; encoded by the coding sequence ATGACTCTCCGCGTGGTGAGCAAGGAAGACGATCGGACGCTGAAGTGCCACGTGAACAATCACCACCGCCTGACCGACCGCAGGGGTATCAACCTCCCAGGTTGTGAGGTGGATCTGCCCGCCGTTTCCGAGAAGGACCGCAAGGACTTGGAGTTCGGTGTGGCACAAGGTGTTGATATGATTTTTGCCTCGTTCATCCGCACGGCTGAGCAGGTTCGTGAGGTGCGCGCcgccctcggtgagaagggaaaagacatCCTTATCATTTCCAAGATTGAAAACCACCAGGGTGTGCAGAACATTGACTCCATCATTGAAGCGAGCAATGGCATTATGGTTGCTCGTGGTGATCTTGGCGTCGAGATCCCCGCcgagaaggtgtgtgtggcgCAGATGTGCATCATCAGCAAGTGCAACGTGGTGGGCAAACCTGTCATCTGTGCCACGCAAATGCTCGAGAGCATGACGTCAAACCCCCGCCCCACACGTGCCGAAGTATCCGATGTTGCCAATGCTGTTCTCAACGGAGCCGACTGTGTCATGCTTTCCGGTGAAACGGCCAAAGGGAAGTACCCCAACGAAGTGGTACAGTACATGGCTCGCATCTGTGTCGAGGCGCAGAGCGCAACGCACGATACTGTTATGTTCAACAGCATTAAGAACCTGCAGAAAATCCCCATGTGCCCCGAAGAGGCCGTTTGCAGCAGCGCCGTCGCCTCTGCATTTGAGGTACAAGCCAAGGCAATGCTCGTGCTAAGCAACACGGGCCGAAGTGCTCGCCTCATCAGCAAGTACCGCCCGAACTGCCCCATCATTTGTGTCACCACACGTCTGCAAACGTGCCGTCAACTCAACGTGACGCGCTCCGTCGTGAGTGTTTTCTACGACGCCGCAAAGAGTGGTGAGGACAAGGATAAGGAAAAGCGCGTGAAACTCGGTTTGGATTTtgcgaagaaggagaaatatGCCAGCACTGGAGACGTGGTGGTTGTCGTGCATGCCGACCACTCTGTGAAGGGGTACCCGAACCAAACTCGCCTCATCTATCTTCCTTAA